In the Populus trichocarpa isolate Nisqually-1 chromosome 1, P.trichocarpa_v4.1, whole genome shotgun sequence genome, one interval contains:
- the LOC7470590 gene encoding cucumber peeling cupredoxin: MAMFNIGVTFGFAMMVLFQRSVAQTVYVVGDNDGWTVPQAGAQAYITWASGKNFMVGDTLTFNFTTNNHDVLRVQKESFDACTSSNSIGDVISTGPVNITLDSTGEHYYICTIGRHCQFGQKLAITVSSRTTGASPPSTTPRPPPPRSPTATPSPSSNNTSDGCAPTPAPSPTSSMIPESLPTIPSPPGSSSSNVLASFLMTMLAAIVGLVF; encoded by the exons ATGGCAATGTTTAATATTGGTGTAACATTTGGTTTTGCCATGATGGTTCTGTTTCAACGCTCTGTGGCACAAACAGTGTATGTGGTCGGAGACAACGACGGTTGGACTGTTCCACAGGCCGGTGCTCAGGCATACATTACCTGGGCTAGTGGCAAGAACTTCATGGTTGGTGATACCCTAA cTTTTAATTTCACCACCAACAATCACGATGTTCTCCGAGTTCAAAAGGAATCCTTTGATGCGTGCACATCTTCAAACTCTATTGGAGACGTAATTTCCACTGGTCCTGTTAACATTACCCTTGATTCTACTGGAGAGCACTACTATATCTGTACTATTGGCAGGCATTGTCAATTTGGACAGAAGCTAGCTATCACTGTCTCATCACGCACAACAGGCGCATCACCACCCTCCACCACCCCTAGACCACCTCCACCACGAAGTCCTACAGCTACTCCTTCACCGTCTTCAAATAATACCTCGGATGGTTGTGCTCCAACACCAGCACCAAGCCCCACAAGCTCAATGATTCCAGAGTCACTTCCAACTATCCCTTCTCCACCTGGTTCATCGTCTTCTAATGTTTTGGCAAGTTTCTTGATGACCATGCTAGCTGCTATCGTTGGTTTGGTATTTTAA